A section of the Pristiophorus japonicus isolate sPriJap1 chromosome 4, sPriJap1.hap1, whole genome shotgun sequence genome encodes:
- the LOC139262657 gene encoding ferritin, higher subunit-like: MASQVCQNYHQDCEDAVNKQINMELYSSYVYLSMSFYFDRDDVALRHFAEFFKEQSHEECEHAEKLMKFQNRRGGRIILTDIKKPEQDEWNNGLEVMQRALQMEKNVNHSLLDLHKLSSGSTDPHLCDFLETHYLDEQVKMIKKLGDHITNLKRLGAPENGLGEYLFDKLTLGESD; encoded by the exons ATGGCTTctcaagtgtgtcagaactaccaccaggactgtgaggatgctgtcaacaagcagatcaacatggagctctattcctcctatgtttatctctccatG tccttctactttgaccgggatgatgttgccctgcgtcactttgctgagttcttcaaggagcagtcgcaTGAGGAATGTgaacatgctgagaaactgatgaaattccagaatcgtcgtggaggacggatcatcttgACGGATATCAAG AAACCTGAGCAGGATGAGTGGAacaatggtctggaggtgatgcagagagctctgcagatggagaagaatgtgaaccacagtctgctggatctgcacaaactctcctctgggagcactgaccctcat ttgtgtgactttctggagacccactacttggatgaacaagtgaagatgatcaagaagcttggagatcacatcaccaacctgaagagactgggagcccctgagaatggcctgggagagtacctttTCGACAAGCTCACGCTGGGGGAGAGTGACTGA
- the LOC139262656 gene encoding ferritin heavy chain, oocyte isoform-like, which translates to MASQVRQNYHQDCVDAVNKQINMELYSSYVYLSMSFYFDRDDVALRHFAEFFKGQSHEEREHTEKLMKFQNRRGGRIILADIKKPEQDEWSNGLEAMQRALQMEKNVNQSLLDLHKLSTGSTDPHLCDFLETHYMDEQVKMIKKLGDYTTNLKRLGAPENGLGEYLFDKHTLGESD; encoded by the exons atggcttctcaagtgcgtcagaactaccaccaggactgtgtggatgctgtcaacaagcagatcaacatggagctctattcctcctatgtttatctctctatg tccttctactttgaccgggatgatgttgccctgcgtcactttgctgagttcttcaaggggcagtcacatgaggaacgtgagcatacggagaaactgatgaaattccagaatcgccgtggaggacggatcatcttggCGGACATCAAG aaaccagagcaggatgagtggagcaatggtctggaggcgatgcagagagctctgcagatggagaagaatgtgaaccagagtttgctggatctgcacaaactctctactgggagcactgaccctcat ttgtgtgacttcctggagacccactacatggatgaacaagtgaagatgatcaagaagcttggcgaTTAcaccaccaacctgaagagactgggagcccctgagaatggcctgggagagtacctgtttgacaagcacaccctgggggagagtgactga